The window TACTCCCTACAATGTCAAGAAAAGGAACAATTCCAATTGCTTTTCTATCCAGCTTGTTGAAATCAGCAATCACTGCATCGGTGTCCACTGCTTGCCGGTCTGATCTAGAGAGAAGGATTGGGCTGCAGCTGGACCAGGCCATTCTTGAAGACATCCTCATTCCTGCAAATTCAAACGGAAACAATCACAGCTCAATATACGACATGGATTCAATTCAGAGGATTTTCTCCATGTTCTTGAATTTGGATGAGGACGATGACGATCATGATAACAACCGCTTGAGGGATGAAAGCGATATGATTTACGACTTTGACAGCCCAGGATCTCCCAAACAGAGATCAATCCTTAAGGTATCAAAGTTGATGGACAGCTATCTAACTGAAGTTGCTCTTGATTCCAACTTGACGCCATCGAAGTTCACAGCACTCGCTGAATTGCTTCCTGACCATGCTCGGGTAGTGGGTGATGGACTGTATCGTGCTGTAGATATCTTCCTTAAGGTAAATGATTCCCTAAATGAATTCAATCAAACTCAAAGACAACCGGAAAAGCATTCTCTTAGGCTTTGATGGCttttaacatcaatatttatACTTCGGTTTGTAGGTCCATCCTAACATAAAAGACTCGGAGCGATACAGGCTATGCAAAACAATTGACAGCCAGAAACTATCTCAAGAGGCTTGCAGCCATGCTGCTCAGAACGAGAGGCTTCCAGTTCAGATGGCAGTCCAAGTTCTATACTTTGAGCAAATCAGGCTCCGGAATGCCATGAATGGGAGCAGCAGCCATAACCAGTTCTTCTTCGGGTCCACAAACGGGCAATTCCCTCAACGTTCAGGAAGTGGGGCAGGAAGTGGATGTATCTCACCAAAAGATAACTACGCATGTGTTAGGAGAGAGAATCGAGAACTGAAGCTGGAAGTTGCAAGGATGAGAATGAGACTAACAGATTTGGAAAAAGACCATGTCTCCATGAAACAGGAGCTGGTAAAGACACACCCAGCAAACAGATTATTCAAGTCATTCACAAAGAAGCTAAGCAAACTTAATGCCCTGTTTAGGCTAAGGCCCTTTGGCGGCAAAACCAATTCAGAATCAAGACTTATGTTACCAAAGCGAAGGCGTCATTCAGTGTCTTGACCATGGAGAAGAGATGCCACAAATCTCAATGAGCAAGAAAAGGAAGAGTGTATAGTTTTATGTTTTGTCATATGATTTGTGTTAAAAGAATGACTGACTGTGTGAAGGTATTGAAAGTTggttaattagttttttttttcttctcttttctgTATATTTCTACTCTCATTCCTTATGTGTCCTTCCTTAACCATAAATTGAAGCTTGAACCAGTTTATATCAAGTTGATATGCTAAGCATCATAAGACACCTGATACTGTAACTATGCCATTCtgatttcaacaaataaaaccAAATAGCACATCATATCTCATGGATTAATCTACAATACAATATGAGTTTATCCCTGAAAAAAATTACAACAGAAAAATGGACCAAATTCCCCCCAAACGACTCAAAACTAGGGCTTTGCTCCTTATA is drawn from Impatiens glandulifera chromosome 3, dImpGla2.1, whole genome shotgun sequence and contains these coding sequences:
- the LOC124932527 gene encoding BTB/POZ domain-containing protein At1g03010-like isoform X2 is translated as MTKHKAMRMPISDVSSDLTVEVGTASFALHKFPLVSRIGRIRKLLIDAKDSKISRINLSSVPGGAQTFEIAAKFCYGMNLEITQSNVANLRCAASFLEMTEEYAEKNLEARTEAYLKENVLPSISNSISVLHCCESLLPIAEEINLVNRIISSIANNACKEQLTSGLSKLERNFSTKTVPIVEPETPSDWWGKSLTVLSLDFFQRVISTVKTKGLKQEMIGRILINYAQNSLQGLVIREPQLGKGGFFEMEQQKKQRTIIETIVNLLPTMSRKGTIPIAFLSSLLKSAITASVSTACRSDLERRIGLQLDQAILEDILIPANSNGNNHSSIYDMDSIQRIFSMFLNLDEDDDDHDNNRLRDESDMIYDFDSPGSPKQRSILKVSKLMDSYLTEVALDSNLTPSKFTALAELLPDHARVVGDGLYRAVDIFLKVHPNIKDSERYRLCKTIDSQKLSQEACSHAAQNERLPVQMAVQVLYFEQIRLRNAMNGSSSHNQFFFGSTNGQFPQRSGSGAGSGCISPKDNYACVRRENRELKLEVARMRMRLTDLEKDHVSMKQELVKTHPANRLFKSFTKKLSKLNALFRLRPFGGKTNSESRLMLPKRRRHSVS
- the LOC124932527 gene encoding BTB/POZ domain-containing protein At1g03010-like isoform X1; translation: MGVAIVADLKPSISGKRSFRPSSSTRHITEWPISDVSSDLTVEVGTASFALHKFPLVSRIGRIRKLLIDAKDSKISRINLSSVPGGAQTFEIAAKFCYGMNLEITQSNVANLRCAASFLEMTEEYAEKNLEARTEAYLKENVLPSISNSISVLHCCESLLPIAEEINLVNRIISSIANNACKEQLTSGLSKLERNFSTKTVPIVEPETPSDWWGKSLTVLSLDFFQRVISTVKTKGLKQEMIGRILINYAQNSLQGLVIREPQLGKGGFFEMEQQKKQRTIIETIVNLLPTMSRKGTIPIAFLSSLLKSAITASVSTACRSDLERRIGLQLDQAILEDILIPANSNGNNHSSIYDMDSIQRIFSMFLNLDEDDDDHDNNRLRDESDMIYDFDSPGSPKQRSILKVSKLMDSYLTEVALDSNLTPSKFTALAELLPDHARVVGDGLYRAVDIFLKVHPNIKDSERYRLCKTIDSQKLSQEACSHAAQNERLPVQMAVQVLYFEQIRLRNAMNGSSSHNQFFFGSTNGQFPQRSGSGAGSGCISPKDNYACVRRENRELKLEVARMRMRLTDLEKDHVSMKQELVKTHPANRLFKSFTKKLSKLNALFRLRPFGGKTNSESRLMLPKRRRHSVS